In Silene latifolia isolate original U9 population chromosome 3, ASM4854445v1, whole genome shotgun sequence, a single window of DNA contains:
- the LOC141646141 gene encoding uncharacterized protein LOC141646141 has translation MHRGRECEDYIVHVWKIQDEKNYIIGAFHESNHWMLIVTCLGLNTIYILDSDRKNPKRLDIKKRLQNAWSIHCMQGGRRNFDRKNNKLIIKDDILCPQQPKDYECGYYVMKWMYNITFYFSSKKEEEFVKLMEESSMSSGDIHEIKEEWATKCLENL, from the exons ATGCATAGGGGGCGAGAATGTGAAGATTATATTGTTCATGTTTGGAAGATTCAAGATGAAAAGAATTACATCATTGGCGCATTTCATGAGAG CAACCATTGGATGTTGATCGTTACATGCTTGGGGTTAAACACTATTTATATTTTGGATTCGGATCGAAAAAATCCAAAGAGATTGGACATAAAAAAAAGACTCCAAAACGCTTGGTCAATACATTGCATGCAAGGCGGAAGGCGAAATTTCGATCGAAAGAATAATAAACTCATCATCAAAGATGACATCTTG TGTCCTCAACAACCAAAGGATTACGAGTGTGGTTATTATGTTATGAAATGGATGTATAACATAACTTTTTACTTTTCAAGTAAAAAGGAAGAAGAATTTGTGAAG CTTATGGAGGAATCAAGCATGTCAAGTGGCGATATTCATGAGATCAAAGAAGAGTGGGCTACTAAATGTTTAGAGAACTTATAG